In the Sandaracinus amylolyticus genome, AAGTGGGCCGCGCTCAAGGTCGTGCACCCGCGGCACGCCGGCAACGAGCGCTTCCGCAAGATGTTCATCACCGAGGCGCGCATCGTCGCGCAGATCGATCACCCGAACGTCGCGACGGTGTTCGACTGCGGTGAGGACAGCGGCACGTATTACCTCGCGATGGAGTACCTGAGCGGGCAGACCTTGCGGAAGGTCGCCCAGCAGGCGGTGCTCCGCGATCGCCCGGTCCCGCTGCCGCTCGCGGCGCGCATCATCGCCGACGCGGCGAGCGGCCTGCACGCGGCGCACGAGCTCAAGAACGACCACGGCGACAGCGCCGGGATCGTCCACCGCGACGTGTCGCCCCACAACATCTTCGTGCTCTACAGCGGCGGCACGAAGATCATGGACTTCGGCATCGCGTTCTCGAACGAGCGCAGCGACGACGAGCACACCGAGATCGACGAGCTCAAGGGCAAGATCGCGTACATGTCCCCGGAGCAGCTGCAGCGCTTCCCGATCGATCGCCGCAGCGACGTCTTCTCGCTCGGCATCGTGCTCTGGGAGCTCGTCAGCGGGAGCCGTCTCTTCAAGCGACGCACCGAGGGCGAGGTCGCGCTCGCGCTGATGCGCGGCGAGATCGAGGCGCCGTCGACGGTTCGCCACGACTGCCCGCCCGAGCTCGATCGCATCGTGCTCAAGGCGCTCGCGCGGAAGCCCGAGGATCGCTACGAGACGTGCGCGGACTTCGCGGCGGACCTCGAGGAGTTCATCATCTCGACGGGCCGCGCGGCGGGCGCGCAGATGGTCCGCGAGTACATGCACGAGCTCTTCGCCGACGAGATCGAGGAGCACTCGACCTCGCTCCGCAAGGCGAGCGAGATCGTGAAGCAGGTCGAGTCGTCGGAGCTCGAGCTGACGACGACGGCGTCGCAGGACGCGCCGACGATCGAGGTCGCGTCGGTGCGCCCGCCCCAGCGCGGCTCGAGGCCGATCGTGTGGCTCGCGGCGGGCGTCGTGATCGCGGCGTCGGCGCTCGGGGTGTGGCGCGCGCTGCAGTGGGTCGAGACGGCGGATGTGGCCGCGGCAGGCTCCACCCCGGCGGTCCACGTCGCGAGCCCGCCGGAGCCGGAGCCCGAGGCTGCGCCCGCGCTGGATGCCGAGGGCGCCGAGGAGGTCGCGGCGGCCGTCGCCGACGACGTGGAGCCGGCGGGCGAGGTCGAGGACGAGGAGCTCGCGGCGCCCGAGGCGAGCGAGGGACGGGCTCGCCGTCCGCGCGGCCGCGGCGCCCAGCGCGCTCCGACGAGCGTGCGCGAGACCGCCGCCGCTGCGCCGGCTCGCGAGGCGCCTCGTGAAGCGACCGTGGAGCGAGCGCCGAGCGCCTCGACGGCCTCGGCCTCCGGACCGCGCCCGATGACCGAGTTCGAGTGAGCGCGGGCTAGACCCGCCGCAGCCTGCGCAGCACCGCGACCTTCGCGCCGCCCGAGACCGGATCGCGCGGCGGCAGCGACGTCACGAGCCGCTCGATCACCGGCATCGCGTGGATGAGCGCCGCGTCCGCGTGCAGCTCCGAGAACGGCGCGTCGAACACCAGCACGACGCGGTAGATGTTCGCGAAGGTCCGCACCAGCGCGTGCATCGCCTCGGCGCGCGGCTCGCTCCCCGCGCCCTCGGACTCGCGCACCGCGGCCACCGCGCGCATCGCGAGCAGATGGGCCCGATCGAGCACCCGGCGTCCGAGCTCGCGCACCCGCTCCACGTCGCGCGCGAGGGCTGCGGGATCGGTCGCGCCCGCCTTCTGCAGCTCCCCGCGCACCTCGTCGGGCTCGCGCTTGAAGAGCGCCAGCGGGTCGAGCCCCAGCGCCTCCACCGCGGTCGCGATCCGCGTGACCCAGGTCGCCTCGTCGACGTCCTCGGGGCCGTGGGGGACCAGCGAGCTGCCCCAGATCACCGGCGACGCATCGTCGACGACCAGCGCGCCCAGCGCGCGCGCCCGCTGCGCCAGTAGGTCGAGCGCGTCGTCGAGCTCGTGCCCGGCGCCCACCCGCGGCGGCGGCGGGGGCGTCGCCTCCTCGCGCGTCCCGAGGCTCGCGAACGACTCGAGCAGCGCCCGCAGCTTCACCCGCTTGTCGTCGAGCTCGGCGGGCGGCTCGTCGTACACCGCCACCACGCGGATCCCGCCCGGCATCGTGCCCCAGATGATGTCGGGCCCCGGGTCGCGCCCTCCGATCTCGCCGCGCACGTCGTCCGCTTCGAGCTCGCGCCGGACGACTTCGAGGAAGCGGAGCAGCGCCTTCATGGGAGCGCGCATCGTACACCGATCGCGCGGGGCACGCCCGGATCGTGCCCACGCTTGCGGCACCTGGGGCAGGGCACCTACGTTTCGCCCGGTGCGCCCTCTTCTGCTTCTGGTGATCGTCGCTGCGCTCGTCGGCTGCGGCTCGGCCGTGACGTCCTCGCGCGGGCCCGAGACCGCATCGCGCGCCGCGACCTCGAGCGAGATCGTCGGCACCACCTCGCGCGCCGAGATCGAAGCCGCGCTGCCGGCGTGGCGCGACGCGATCGTGTCCGCCGACGTCGAGGACGACACCGCGCGCGCCCTCGCGAGCGTGCCGCCCGGCGCCGAGGTGGACGTGTACCTCGGCACGTGGTGCGGCGACTCTCGACGCGAGATCACGCGCCTGTTCCGAGCGCTCGAGCTCGCGCCCGAGCCGCGCCCGTTCACCCTCTCGTTCGTCGGGGTCGATCGCGCGAAGCACGCGCCGGAGCTGCCCGCGGACCTCGGGCTGCGCTTCGTGCCGACGATCGTGGTGCGGCGCGACGGCGTCGAGGTCGGTCGGATCGTCGAGAGCGCGCCGCGCGGCATCGAGCGCGAGCTGCTCGATCTCCTGACCGGCGCGCGCACCGGCGTGATCACCGCGCGCACCGACTTGTG is a window encoding:
- a CDS encoding thioredoxin family protein yields the protein MRPLLLLVIVAALVGCGSAVTSSRGPETASRAATSSEIVGTTSRAEIEAALPAWRDAIVSADVEDDTARALASVPPGAEVDVYLGTWCGDSRREITRLFRALELAPEPRPFTLSFVGVDRAKHAPELPADLGLRFVPTIVVRRDGVEVGRIVESAPRGIERELLDLLTGARTGVITARTDL
- a CDS encoding serine/threonine-protein kinase; the protein is MGTLIESRGRRFGRYVLLGHLADGGMASVYLAQLRGNNQFAKWAALKVVHPRHAGNERFRKMFITEARIVAQIDHPNVATVFDCGEDSGTYYLAMEYLSGQTLRKVAQQAVLRDRPVPLPLAARIIADAASGLHAAHELKNDHGDSAGIVHRDVSPHNIFVLYSGGTKIMDFGIAFSNERSDDEHTEIDELKGKIAYMSPEQLQRFPIDRRSDVFSLGIVLWELVSGSRLFKRRTEGEVALALMRGEIEAPSTVRHDCPPELDRIVLKALARKPEDRYETCADFAADLEEFIISTGRAAGAQMVREYMHELFADEIEEHSTSLRKASEIVKQVESSELELTTTASQDAPTIEVASVRPPQRGSRPIVWLAAGVVIAASALGVWRALQWVETADVAAAGSTPAVHVASPPEPEPEAAPALDAEGAEEVAAAVADDVEPAGEVEDEELAAPEASEGRARRPRGRGAQRAPTSVRETAAAAPAREAPREATVERAPSASTASASGPRPMTEFE